ACCCCTAGCTCCTTACACCGCGAGGAGCAGCTCCCTGTGGTGCTGATGCAGCTACTTATCTCTTTCAGACGCCTGCTCGCATCGGGTTCATATCCCACCTTTACCGTTCTCTGACACAGCGCAGCGGGTGGAGTATTTAACGTTAGCTGCTGTGAAAGGTTGACTTCATTGTAAAGCGTTTTCACGTATGCGGGTGGTTTTGCACAGGTGGCGGGATTTGCTGAATAGTCACAGTCGAAGGTTTCGTGGACAAATTTAAAGGCGGGATAAAAAAGTTTCAACTCCCCTCCCTCCCATTTGACCTGCTGCCCATCTTTGCTCTTAAGAACAAATTTAATGGTTACCTGTGCATCGAAAGGTATAAGGGGTAGGGTTCCGTGAGCATTAATCTCCTTCTCGTAGTTTGTATAAGCTTTGTCATTAATGATATCGGAGTCCGCCGCTCCCCGCACAATAAAATTAGCTTTCCCATCACCGGAAAAAACCCGCCCACCTAAATCATTATTCTGCTGTGTACCACCTGCATCCTTCCATTCCATGGAGATAAGAAGCGTGCCACCCGTAGCCTTATTGCTTACGGAGGCCTTACCTGAGATCTGAAACATCAGTGGGGCGTGGAGCTTTCCGCCCTTCATTAATGAATTGTAACCAGAATCAGCTGCGTTTTGCTTTCGATACTGACACTGGTTGTAGCCCTGCGACCACTGTAGCGTCTGGTCGTTCCAGTTCTCTAGTGGTGTATCGGAATAACAGGGCACCGTTACGCCCTTACTACTCTGGATCTGATTAATTAATAACAGATCACTAGCGGAGGATTGCCAGGCATCCATCATATTAAAGGTATAGGATTGGGTTCCATCACCAAGCTTTTTGCTAGCCACCACATCGATATTGTTTAACTTAACTGTCTGATTCGGCAACATCTTCGTTGATCCACTCGAGCCAGGAAGGAAGAAGCCTGGATTTAGGGGATCTCCACCAACCCTCGGAAGTGATCGCACCTGCAGCAGATACGGAGAGTGCGCCTGTACCGGATAAAGCACCTCTTGCTGCTCAAACCTGTAGTTTTTTTGTTCTATATCGACGCTCTGGATAAACCGTTCAACCTGCGGGGTTTCGAGACCCGGCTCAGCTATCCAGGAGGCCGCCGCGGTCCACGGTTGATGCGGTACAGCATATAGCATTCCGCTCTTCCAAACCCAGGCATCAAAGAGCGTCGATGGCGAGGACGCCCCCGGTGAGACAACCCCTGAGCAGCCATGATCTGTTGGATAGAGGCAACGCAGCCCCTCGCGCACTCCGGCCCTAACTGCCCCGCGCGCTTGAAAGATGCGCGCTACGTCGAATGCTCCGACGATAAAGAAGACCAGGCCCATGGTAACGACCGCCACCTCAAGTAGGTAGCTACCTTTTTCGCTAATACGAGAACTCTGCATCGCGAATCTCCGTAAATAACTGGGCGGAGGCTACCCGATCCGCGCCCCTAATAGTACAAAAAAAGCAATCTCGCTGGCTGTAATCGTAATTTTATGAAAATTGTTGCGTGTGCGCCTGGTCCCTACGGGGTTATTCCAGATCTCCTTTGCGAGATGCCCCCCAACTATCTACATCAATGCCTCACATTGATCGGGTTTATATACCAAGCAAAACAGGTATTTAAGGGCAACGTGCTCCCAGGGCTAGCGCTAGGAACGCCGGACTCTAGTATGAAGTCTCACCTGATCCTTTACATATTTTAAGGTACATAATTTACCCCAGATTGCCATTTTCAGCACATGCTGACGACGCAATTCCTATCTATGATTAGAATGAAACACGAGGCAAAAAACGTAGCCACTTAGGAAGATACCAGTTTGCCTGGCCAAGAAGTAACATCGTTGCTGGTAATAGAATAGTACGAATTAATGTGGCGTCTATTAGCACAGCAACAGCTAAGCCGATACCGAGCTGTCTCATCACGGGCAACTTTAATGTCGCTGCGACTAAAAAGACTGACATCATTATCAAAGCTGCGCTGGTAATCGTTCTGGAGGTTTGGCGAATACCGATCCTAACTGACGCTCTTGAATCCCGAGTTTTGTGAAATTCTTCAGAAATTCGTGAAAGCATAAAAACATGATAATCCATTGAAAGTCCAAACAGGATCGTGAAAAGCAGTGGGGGAACAAAACTTTCAATTACTTCGGTATATAAAATACTTTGAGGAAAATATTGAAATACTAATACCAGAATCCCAAAAGAAGCACTGGTAGAAAGCATATTCAAAACAATCGCTTTGATTGGAATAATGATTGAGCGAAATGCTATTAGCAGGAAGATAAAACTCAATCCAAGCACTGTAGCAAATACAATTGGCATCCGTGAAAGATACTTTTGCGCTTCGCTAAGTGTATAGGGAATAACCCCACCAAGATGTGCTTCTATATTTAAAGGCTCAAAAATATTCGGTAATGTCTGATCAGTTAGTGTCCTAACGATTTCTTTTGTTGCTAAGTCATTCCCGTTACCATTAGTTAATAGCTTAAAACGTTCAACTTGAAAATCATCAGAAACTTCTGTTTTTATTGGACCACGGAGACCTACAGATCGAATCTGCTCTAAGGCCAGTGACATCTCGCCGGAATCTTCAAGATTTTGGAGATTTCTACCGTAAAGAATAAGCGATATATCACCGCCCGCTTTATCTGGGAATTCTTGCTCAAGAGTTTTATAAGTTCGCATACTCTGAAGTGATTGCGGTAAGGTGTCAGGAGTCATGGTGTTGCCGAGATTTATCTGCAACATAAAATATGAAAAGAATAGAAGCACAGATAGAAGTATAGTTGCTGAAATGATAGGCGTGCGGAGGCTCCACTCCGTTAAGGATCGCCCAGAGTCTTTTCTTGCTAATTGAGGGTGTACTTTAAGGCTGCTTGGGAAAAGTGCTAGTAGAGCAGGCAGTGCATAGAGGCAACTTGTCAAAGTGGTAAGTACCGAAATAATCGAAACGATTGCCATTGAGTTAAGCACCGTATCATTCATTAGGAGTAACCCGACTAATGAGATAGAAACGATCAGGCCACTCCAAAAAATAGCTACTCCAGTAG
The DNA window shown above is from Pseudomonadota bacterium and carries:
- a CDS encoding MMPL family transporter, yielding MSNLKKLILWLLVSSLLGAAGLTLGMKVIIPGPSSKAALLLNSGERIALDHNLAPNDGLIVIISSLKGDIDDSSGRQAINKLITRLKALRMSDKDLPLFTLIESAHDSLSLDSETLISEGKTHALVIAQSRSPIFRSSREFSAIPATLLEWHQEHPEFKYGYLSHATGESEVLSMIARDLDRSLIYTTPITLLILIWAFRSIIAALIPLIIAAISLISSLGLSAIVSHYIGEISATASQLVVLLVLAIGVDYSLFFITRAREEMAIKNNLLEAIHITRKTTGVAIFWSGLIVSISLVGLLLMNDTVLNSMAIVSIISVLTTLTSCLYALPALLALFPSSLKVHPQLARKDSGRSLTEWSLRTPIISATILLSVLLFFSYFMLQINLGNTMTPDTLPQSLQSMRTYKTLEQEFPDKAGGDISLILYGRNLQNLEDSGEMSLALEQIRSVGLRGPIKTEVSDDFQVERFKLLTNGNGNDLATKEIVRTLTDQTLPNIFEPLNIEAHLGGVIPYTLSEAQKYLSRMPIVFATVLGLSFIFLLIAFRSIIIPIKAIVLNMLSTSASFGILVLVFQYFPQSILYTEVIESFVPPLLFTILFGLSMDYHVFMLSRISEEFHKTRDSRASVRIGIRQTSRTITSAALIMMSVFLVAATLKLPVMRQLGIGLAVAVLIDATLIRTILLPATMLLLGQANWYLPKWLRFLPRVSF
- a CDS encoding pilus assembly protein, with protein sequence MQSSRISEKGSYLLEVAVVTMGLVFFIVGAFDVARIFQARGAVRAGVREGLRCLYPTDHGCSGVVSPGASSPSTLFDAWVWKSGMLYAVPHQPWTAAASWIAEPGLETPQVERFIQSVDIEQKNYRFEQQEVLYPVQAHSPYLLQVRSLPRVGGDPLNPGFFLPGSSGSTKMLPNQTVKLNNIDVVASKKLGDGTQSYTFNMMDAWQSSASDLLLINQIQSSKGVTVPCYSDTPLENWNDQTLQWSQGYNQCQYRKQNAADSGYNSLMKGGKLHAPLMFQISGKASVSNKATGGTLLISMEWKDAGGTQQNNDLGGRVFSGDGKANFIVRGAADSDIINDKAYTNYEKEINAHGTLPLIPFDAQVTIKFVLKSKDGQQVKWEGGELKLFYPAFKFVHETFDCDYSANPATCAKPPAYVKTLYNEVNLSQQLTLNTPPAALCQRTVKVGYEPDASRRLKEISSCISTTGSCSSRCKELGVCNPAPHSFWTGDLQPSAACEVINKNYLCDKLKKRYLMGCVPPDDDPSKIPPECTVSDFNPVLDKLSKINYSPQVMAE